A stretch of the Rhizobium sullae genome encodes the following:
- the kdpB gene encoding potassium-transporting ATPase subunit KdpB: MSQAKSASIMDSRILIPAVSAAFKKLNPRTLARNPVMFVVATVSALTTVLFLRDLITGRGNLGFSFQINLWLWFTVLFANFAEAVAEGRGKAQADSLRRARTETQAKLLTSNDGTGYRMVPGTSLKVGDVVLVEAGDIIPSDGEVVEGVASVNEAAITGESAPVIRESGGDRSAVTGGTQVLSDWIRVRITAAAGSTFLDRMISLVEGAERQKTPNEIALNILLAGMTLIFVLATATIPSFAVYAGGSIPIIMLVALFVTLIPTTIGALLSAIGIAGMDRLVRFNVLAMSGRAVEAAGDVDTLLLDKTGTITLGNRQATAFHPIRGVSEQELADAAQLASLADETPEGRSIVVLAKEKYAIRGREMASLKATFVPFTAQTRMSGVDVEGSSIRKGAVDAVLAYVGEGSTSMSGNAALALRINSDVVKQLQTIADEIARSGGTPLAVARDGRLLGVIQLKDIVKGGIRERFAELRRMGIRTVMITGDNPMTAAAIAAEAGVDDFLAQATPENKLTLIREEQAKGKLVAMCGDGTNDAPALAQADVGVAMNTGTVAAREAGNMVDLDSDPTKLIEIVEIGKQLLMTRGALTTFSIANDIAKYFAIIPAMFLTFYPQLSALNVMGLSSPQSAILSAIIFNALIIIALIPLSLKGVRYRPIGAGALLSRNLLIYGLGGIVVPFIGIKAIDMLITAAGLA, translated from the coding sequence ATGAGCCAGGCAAAATCCGCGAGCATCATGGATTCTCGCATCCTCATTCCGGCAGTCAGCGCTGCTTTCAAGAAGCTCAACCCGCGGACGCTTGCCCGAAACCCGGTCATGTTCGTCGTGGCCACAGTCTCGGCGCTCACGACCGTTCTCTTCCTCCGCGATCTCATCACCGGCCGCGGAAATCTCGGCTTTTCCTTCCAGATCAATCTCTGGCTCTGGTTCACGGTGCTTTTCGCCAACTTCGCCGAGGCTGTCGCCGAAGGCCGTGGCAAGGCGCAGGCCGACTCGCTTCGCAGGGCCCGCACCGAAACCCAAGCCAAGCTGCTGACGTCCAATGACGGCACGGGTTACCGCATGGTGCCCGGCACGAGCCTGAAGGTCGGCGACGTTGTCCTTGTCGAGGCCGGCGACATCATCCCGTCGGACGGCGAAGTCGTCGAAGGTGTCGCCTCGGTCAACGAAGCTGCGATCACCGGCGAATCCGCGCCGGTCATCCGCGAATCCGGCGGTGATCGTTCGGCGGTCACCGGCGGCACGCAGGTGCTTTCCGACTGGATCCGCGTTCGCATCACGGCGGCTGCGGGGTCGACCTTCCTCGACCGCATGATCTCGCTCGTCGAAGGTGCGGAACGCCAGAAGACCCCGAACGAGATCGCCCTCAACATCCTGCTCGCTGGCATGACGCTGATCTTCGTTCTCGCGACTGCGACGATCCCGAGCTTTGCGGTCTATGCCGGCGGCTCGATCCCCATCATCATGCTCGTTGCACTCTTCGTGACATTGATCCCGACGACGATCGGCGCCCTGCTCTCGGCCATCGGTATTGCCGGCATGGACCGTCTTGTCCGCTTCAACGTGCTCGCCATGTCCGGCCGCGCCGTCGAAGCCGCCGGAGACGTTGACACGCTGCTGCTCGACAAGACAGGCACCATCACCCTCGGCAACCGCCAGGCAACCGCCTTCCATCCGATCCGCGGCGTCTCCGAGCAGGAGCTTGCCGATGCAGCCCAGCTTGCTTCGCTTGCCGACGAAACGCCGGAAGGCCGATCGATCGTCGTGCTTGCCAAGGAGAAATACGCAATCCGCGGCCGCGAGATGGCCAGCCTGAAGGCGACTTTCGTGCCCTTCACGGCCCAGACCCGCATGAGTGGGGTCGATGTCGAGGGCTCGTCGATACGCAAGGGCGCTGTCGACGCGGTGCTTGCCTATGTCGGCGAAGGCTCAACCTCTATGTCGGGCAACGCCGCACTCGCATTGCGGATCAACAGCGACGTCGTGAAGCAGTTGCAGACAATCGCCGACGAAATCGCCAGGTCCGGCGGCACGCCGCTTGCCGTTGCCCGTGACGGCCGTCTGCTTGGCGTCATTCAGCTCAAGGACATCGTCAAGGGCGGCATCCGCGAGCGTTTCGCCGAACTGCGCCGCATGGGCATCCGTACCGTCATGATCACAGGCGACAACCCGATGACCGCCGCTGCGATCGCCGCCGAAGCCGGCGTCGACGACTTCCTGGCGCAGGCAACACCCGAAAACAAGCTGACGCTCATCCGCGAGGAACAGGCGAAAGGTAAGCTGGTCGCCATGTGCGGCGACGGCACGAACGACGCACCGGCCCTTGCCCAGGCCGACGTCGGTGTCGCCATGAATACCGGCACCGTCGCCGCCCGCGAGGCGGGCAACATGGTCGACCTCGACAGCGACCCGACGAAGCTCATCGAGATCGTCGAGATCGGCAAGCAGCTCTTGATGACCCGAGGCGCGCTGACGACCTTTTCGATCGCCAACGATATCGCCAAGTATTTCGCCATCATCCCGGCGATGTTCCTCACCTTCTACCCGCAGCTTTCCGCGCTGAACGTCATGGGCTTGTCGTCGCCGCAAAGCGCCATCCTCTCGGCGATCATCTTCAACGCGCTGATCATCATCGCGTTGATCCCCTTGTCCCTCAAAGGCGTGCGCTACCGTCCGATTGGGGCGGGCGCCCTGCTTTCGCGCAACCTTTTGATCTACGGCCTCGGCGGCATTGTCGTTCCGTTCATCGGCATCAAGGCGATCGACATGCTGATCACCGCTGCCGGCCTCGCCTAA
- the kdpA gene encoding potassium-transporting ATPase subunit KdpA: MTLNGWLQILLYCGILIALVKPLGGYMTRVFDGERTFLSPVLAPIERGLYAIAGTSEREEQHWTSYAFSMLLFNFLGVLVLYALMRLQAVLPYNPAGMTSVPPELSFNTAVSFVTNTNWQNYGGESTMSYLTQMVGLTVQNFVSAATGIAIAVGLIRAFARASGKAIGNFWVDMIRSTLHVLLPLCIILTLVYVYLGVPQTLGPYVEATTLEGAKQTIAVGPVASQLAIKMLGTNGGGFFNANSAHPFENPDAISNLVQMLSIFAIGAALTNVFGRMVGNQRQGWAILATMGILFVIGVGVTYWAEASGNPLMHAFGLNGGNMEGKEVRFGVVLSSLFAVITTAASCGAVNAMHGSFTAFGGLIPLINMQLGEVIVGGVGAGFYGILLFIIIAIFVAGLMVGRTPEYLGKKIEAKEMKMAVLAILCLPAAMLIFTAIATVLPSAVASIGTAGPHGFSEILYAYTSAAANNGSAFGGLTGNTPFYNITLGIAMLAGRFLVIIPALAIAGSLVAKKSVPASAGTFPTDGPLFVGLLGGTILIVGGLTFFPALALGPVVEHLMMIAGQTF; this comes from the coding sequence ATGACCCTCAACGGATGGCTTCAGATCCTGCTTTACTGCGGGATCCTCATCGCGCTCGTCAAACCGCTCGGCGGCTACATGACGCGTGTCTTCGACGGCGAGCGCACATTCCTTTCACCGGTCCTCGCTCCAATCGAGCGTGGGCTTTACGCCATTGCCGGCACGAGCGAGCGCGAGGAGCAGCATTGGACCTCCTATGCTTTTTCGATGCTGCTTTTCAATTTCCTGGGCGTGCTCGTCCTTTATGCGCTGATGCGCCTGCAGGCTGTTCTCCCCTATAACCCGGCCGGCATGACCTCCGTGCCGCCGGAGCTGTCATTCAACACCGCCGTCAGCTTCGTCACCAACACGAATTGGCAGAATTACGGCGGCGAAAGCACGATGTCCTACCTCACGCAGATGGTAGGGCTCACCGTTCAGAACTTCGTGTCGGCTGCAACCGGTATTGCCATTGCCGTCGGCCTAATCCGCGCCTTTGCGCGCGCGTCCGGTAAGGCAATCGGCAATTTCTGGGTCGATATGATCCGCAGCACGCTCCACGTGCTGCTGCCGCTCTGCATCATACTGACACTGGTCTATGTCTATCTCGGCGTTCCGCAGACGCTCGGCCCTTATGTGGAAGCAACGACGCTTGAAGGCGCCAAGCAGACAATCGCTGTCGGCCCCGTTGCCTCCCAGCTTGCCATCAAGATGCTGGGAACAAACGGCGGAGGCTTCTTCAATGCCAATTCCGCGCATCCCTTCGAGAATCCGGACGCCATTTCTAACCTCGTCCAGATGCTTTCCATTTTCGCGATCGGCGCCGCATTGACCAATGTTTTCGGCCGCATGGTCGGCAACCAGCGCCAGGGCTGGGCGATCCTTGCCACGATGGGCATCCTGTTCGTCATCGGCGTCGGCGTCACTTACTGGGCGGAAGCCTCTGGCAACCCGCTGATGCACGCCTTCGGGCTCAACGGTGGCAATATGGAAGGCAAGGAAGTCCGCTTCGGCGTCGTGCTCTCCTCGCTGTTTGCCGTCATCACGACCGCCGCCTCCTGCGGCGCCGTCAATGCGATGCACGGCAGTTTCACCGCATTTGGTGGCCTCATCCCGCTGATCAACATGCAGCTCGGCGAAGTCATCGTCGGCGGCGTGGGCGCAGGCTTTTACGGCATCTTGCTGTTCATCATCATCGCGATCTTTGTCGCAGGCCTGATGGTCGGCCGTACGCCGGAATACCTCGGCAAGAAGATCGAAGCCAAGGAAATGAAAATGGCCGTGCTTGCCATTCTCTGCCTGCCGGCCGCCATGCTGATCTTCACGGCAATCGCAACCGTGCTTCCCTCAGCCGTCGCCTCGATCGGCACGGCCGGTCCGCACGGCTTCTCCGAAATCCTTTATGCCTATACCTCGGCTGCCGCCAACAACGGCTCGGCTTTCGGTGGCCTGACCGGCAACACGCCCTTTTACAACATCACGCTCGGCATCGCCATGCTGGCTGGCCGCTTCCTGGTCATCATCCCGGCCCTTGCAATCGCGGGTTCGTTGGTCGCCAAGAAGTCGGTTCCCGCCTCGGCAGGCACATTCCCGACCGATGGTCCGCTCTTCGTCGGGCTTCTGGGCGGCACCATCCTGATCGTCGGCGGTCTGACCTTCTTTCCGGCCCTCGCCCTCGGCCCGGTCGTCGAGCACCTGATGATGATCGCCGGCCAGACCTTCTGA
- a CDS encoding K(+)-transporting ATPase subunit F, whose product MTLDYILSGAVTVFLTVYLTYALIRPERF is encoded by the coding sequence ATGACACTCGATTATATCTTAAGCGGTGCGGTCACGGTCTTTCTGACCGTTTACCTTACCTACGCTCTTATTCGCCCCGAGCGCTTCTGA
- a CDS encoding NAD(P)-dependent alcohol dehydrogenase produces MAKVRALVLERQHELALRDVDLPLETGPGQVKIRIHTVGVCGSDVHYYTHGRIGPFVVKEPMVLGHEAAGTVVEVGEGVTHLKAGDRVCMEPGIPDPNSKASRLGMYNVDPAVTFWATPPVHGVLTPEVVHPANYSFKLPDNVSFAEGAMVEPFAVGMQAAAKAKIAPGDTAVVVGAGPIGTMVAIAALAGGCARAIVADLAQPKLDIAAQYQGVIPVNVREKNLTDEVRRLTDGWGADVIFECSGSPKAWETIMDLARPGGVIVAVGLPVNPIGFDVSTASTKEIRIETVFRYAHQYERSIALLGSGRVDLKPLISETFKFEDSIKAFDRAVEARPTDVKLQIVME; encoded by the coding sequence ATGGCCAAAGTCCGTGCGCTGGTCCTGGAACGCCAGCATGAGCTTGCGCTTCGCGACGTCGATCTGCCGCTGGAAACAGGACCGGGACAGGTGAAGATCAGGATCCATACCGTCGGCGTCTGTGGTTCGGACGTGCATTACTACACGCACGGCAGGATCGGACCCTTTGTGGTCAAGGAACCAATGGTGCTCGGTCATGAAGCTGCAGGCACGGTGGTCGAAGTCGGCGAAGGCGTGACGCATCTGAAAGCCGGCGACCGCGTCTGCATGGAGCCCGGCATTCCCGATCCGAATTCGAAGGCAAGCCGTCTCGGCATGTACAACGTCGATCCTGCCGTCACCTTCTGGGCGACGCCGCCGGTTCACGGTGTGCTGACGCCGGAAGTGGTTCATCCCGCCAATTATTCATTCAAGTTGCCGGACAATGTGAGCTTTGCCGAAGGCGCCATGGTCGAGCCCTTCGCGGTCGGCATGCAGGCAGCGGCAAAAGCGAAGATTGCGCCGGGCGACACAGCCGTCGTCGTCGGCGCCGGACCGATCGGAACGATGGTGGCGATTGCTGCCCTTGCCGGAGGCTGCGCCCGGGCGATCGTTGCCGATCTCGCCCAGCCGAAGCTCGATATCGCTGCGCAGTACCAGGGCGTCATTCCGGTCAATGTCCGCGAGAAGAACCTCACTGACGAGGTGAGACGGCTGACGGATGGCTGGGGCGCGGACGTGATCTTCGAGTGCTCCGGATCACCAAAGGCCTGGGAGACGATCATGGACCTGGCGCGCCCAGGCGGCGTCATCGTTGCCGTCGGCCTTCCGGTCAATCCGATAGGGTTCGACGTTTCGACCGCCTCGACCAAGGAAATCCGCATCGAAACGGTCTTCCGCTACGCGCACCAATACGAGCGTTCGATCGCACTGCTCGGCTCCGGCCGCGTCGACCTGAAGCCGTTGATCTCGGAGACCTTCAAATTCGAGGATTCGATCAAGGCGTTTGACCGCGCAGTGGAAGCGCGGCCGACCGATGTGAAACTGCAGATCGTTATGGAGTGA
- a CDS encoding cold-shock protein translates to MTTGTVKWFNSTKGFGFIQPDDGSADVFVHISAVERAGMSSIVEGQKLGFELERDSKSGKMSAGQLKAA, encoded by the coding sequence ATGACCACTGGCACAGTTAAATGGTTCAATTCCACCAAAGGTTTCGGCTTCATTCAGCCTGACGACGGCAGCGCCGATGTGTTCGTTCACATCTCGGCCGTCGAACGCGCAGGGATGAGCTCGATCGTCGAAGGCCAGAAGCTCGGTTTCGAGCTCGAGCGCGACAGCAAGTCGGGCAAGATGTCTGCCGGCCAGCTCAAGGCCGCCTAA
- a CDS encoding DUF6481 family protein, with translation MRHSNDNGFAERRNAAAEAKRELLAKFASAPKSADPGMQERLAARDAVIRAREARRAEREALKTAENQRILAAAAAMAAAAEAEEKAEAEARQAEIADRVSRGVADEAARKAERDRRYAARKARQA, from the coding sequence TTGAGACATTCCAACGACAACGGTTTTGCCGAACGCCGCAATGCCGCGGCGGAGGCAAAGCGAGAGCTTCTGGCAAAGTTCGCCTCCGCCCCGAAATCAGCCGATCCCGGGATGCAGGAGCGGCTTGCTGCGCGTGACGCGGTGATCCGCGCCCGCGAGGCCCGCCGTGCCGAGCGGGAAGCATTGAAGACAGCAGAGAACCAGCGAATTCTTGCCGCTGCGGCGGCGATGGCGGCTGCGGCCGAGGCCGAGGAAAAGGCAGAAGCGGAAGCCCGTCAGGCAGAAATTGCTGATCGCGTTTCACGCGGCGTGGCGGACGAAGCCGCACGCAAGGCCGAGCGTGATCGCCGTTATGCCGCGCGCAAGGCCCGCCAAGCCTGA
- a CDS encoding fatty acid desaturase produces MNAHVHTPAPLAEDNVGAWLKTLAKYRQPRIGRSAFELIVTAVPFVGFWAIAYFSLVYGFWYGLAAIIAAAAFLLRLFMIQHDCGHGSFFARRGIDDWTGRVIGVLTLTPYAYWRRAHAAHHASAGNLDERGVGDITTLTVAEYRALSPMNRLGYRLYRHPLVMFGIGPAWLFLFKQRLPFGMMNCGALPWVSTMGTNLAVVTLAGLMMWIVGVGPFLMIHLPIVLLSGAAGIWLFYVQHQFEDTHWSIGDDWQFPKAALHGASHYDLPLALRWLTGNIGIHHVHHLSSRIPYYRLPEVLRDHPQLAGIGRISLWQSLQCVRLVLWDDRRQKLVSFRESAAAAA; encoded by the coding sequence ATGAACGCACATGTCCATACACCAGCCCCGCTTGCTGAAGACAATGTCGGAGCATGGTTGAAGACTCTGGCGAAATATCGCCAGCCTCGTATTGGCCGCTCCGCCTTCGAGCTTATTGTCACCGCCGTCCCGTTCGTGGGGTTCTGGGCTATCGCCTATTTTTCCCTCGTTTACGGCTTCTGGTACGGACTGGCTGCAATCATTGCGGCCGCAGCCTTCCTCCTGCGACTGTTTATGATCCAGCACGATTGCGGTCACGGCTCGTTCTTCGCCCGTCGCGGCATTGATGATTGGACAGGGCGTGTCATAGGCGTACTTACACTGACACCTTACGCCTATTGGCGCCGGGCGCACGCTGCCCATCATGCGTCGGCCGGCAATCTCGACGAGCGGGGCGTTGGTGATATCACGACCCTGACGGTTGCAGAGTACCGTGCGCTTTCGCCCATGAACCGCCTCGGCTATCGCCTCTACCGGCACCCGCTGGTGATGTTCGGCATCGGCCCTGCCTGGCTCTTCCTCTTCAAGCAGCGCCTGCCATTCGGGATGATGAATTGCGGAGCGCTTCCCTGGGTTTCGACCATGGGTACAAACCTCGCGGTTGTCACACTTGCAGGCCTGATGATGTGGATTGTGGGGGTCGGGCCGTTCCTGATGATCCACCTGCCGATCGTGCTTCTGTCGGGTGCGGCCGGCATATGGCTCTTCTATGTCCAGCATCAGTTCGAGGACACGCACTGGTCGATAGGCGACGACTGGCAGTTTCCAAAAGCCGCTCTCCACGGCGCATCCCATTACGATCTGCCGCTGGCGCTACGATGGTTGACTGGCAATATCGGCATTCACCACGTGCATCATCTGTCGAGCCGCATACCTTATTACAGGCTGCCGGAAGTGCTGCGCGACCACCCACAACTTGCCGGAATCGGGCGCATTTCACTCTGGCAAAGCCTGCAGTGCGTCAGGCTCGTGTTATGGGATGATCGGCGCCAGAAACTCGTTTCATTCCGTGAGAGCGCGGCAGCGGCGGCTTAG
- a CDS encoding galactarate dehydratase, protein MKIDRMRVFMTRDKDRPRVIVALDTDDGLTGWGECYNHGPDKALPPILDYLYAFLSGQDPTRVDYLVNLLIQQSRFPPGALGLAAISALDHCLWDLAAKAANVPVYKLLGGEVRDRIKVYAGVYTAPDAPAARDEFDRLNEEWGFTAFKLSPWRIDMHAHRWGNVVKASADYFRSLRETVRDDYEIAFDAHAKIFEPVAARQLGNALAPYDPLFYEEPLRPENIEAWGDLKQGLNCVLATGESLYNRNEFLRLLQVKGADLIQPDICVVGGISEMRRIATLAEAYFVGVAPHNPMGPLATAVNVHFSAAAQNFRILEYRLPKGQAYVYGGIDIEKRQGETRYVADPYLPKDGYLELRPDRPGWGVEMDEKAMTEEGYVHWQRRVPKRPDGSYAFA, encoded by the coding sequence ATGAAAATCGACCGCATGCGGGTTTTCATGACCCGCGACAAGGACCGTCCCCGCGTCATCGTCGCACTCGATACGGATGACGGCCTGACAGGTTGGGGCGAATGCTACAATCATGGTCCGGATAAGGCGCTACCGCCGATTTTGGATTATCTCTACGCCTTCCTATCAGGCCAGGATCCGACACGCGTCGACTATCTCGTCAATCTGCTGATCCAGCAAAGCAGGTTCCCGCCAGGCGCACTCGGCCTAGCCGCAATCTCGGCGCTCGATCACTGCCTGTGGGACCTTGCCGCCAAGGCTGCGAACGTTCCGGTCTACAAACTGCTCGGTGGTGAAGTGCGCGATCGCATCAAGGTCTATGCAGGCGTCTACACGGCACCGGATGCGCCGGCGGCTCGCGACGAGTTCGATCGCCTGAATGAGGAATGGGGCTTCACCGCTTTCAAGCTCAGCCCGTGGCGCATCGACATGCACGCTCATCGCTGGGGCAACGTCGTCAAGGCTTCGGCGGACTATTTCCGCTCGCTTCGTGAAACCGTGCGCGACGACTATGAGATCGCGTTTGACGCGCATGCGAAGATCTTCGAGCCGGTCGCAGCCCGCCAGCTCGGCAATGCACTGGCACCCTATGATCCGCTGTTTTACGAGGAACCGCTTCGCCCGGAAAACATCGAGGCCTGGGGCGACCTCAAGCAGGGACTCAACTGCGTCCTCGCAACGGGCGAGTCACTCTACAATCGAAACGAGTTCCTGCGCCTTCTGCAGGTCAAGGGCGCGGACCTGATACAGCCCGACATCTGCGTCGTCGGCGGCATCAGCGAAATGCGGCGGATTGCGACACTCGCCGAAGCCTATTTCGTCGGTGTCGCGCCACACAATCCCATGGGTCCGCTGGCAACTGCAGTTAACGTCCATTTCTCGGCCGCTGCGCAGAACTTCCGGATCCTCGAATACCGGCTGCCGAAGGGCCAGGCCTACGTTTATGGCGGCATCGACATCGAGAAGCGGCAGGGCGAAACGCGGTACGTTGCCGATCCCTATCTGCCGAAGGATGGTTATCTGGAGCTGCGGCCCGACCGGCCCGGCTGGGGTGTCGAGATGGACGAGAAGGCAATGACCGAGGAAGGTTATGTTCATTGGCAACGGCGCGTCCCGAAACGGCCGGACGGCTCCTATGCATTTGCCTGA
- a CDS encoding mandelate racemase/muconate lactonizing enzyme family protein: MKITGIRTFLMHAGQPDPSKWASDERSGDGASKQLPGTRNWLFLKIDTDEGITGIGECSGWPRVIETAIHDLAPLLIGEDPAHIERLWQKMHIAMMGHGMLGTVGAGALTGIDMALWDIKGKALGVPVWMLLGGKVRDRIPIYSHANTPERALAVKERGIKAIKCGGVADPVRKVAALREAVGNDIDIAIDLHGPPWLTPADACRLVRALEPYELFWVEDPIAPENIDGYRRIRDAAHVPLAAGERSATIFGERELIEKELVDVIQPDTGRAGGITQMTKIAAMAEAHHIQMAPHSGSLGPVAEYAALHVLAAIPNALILERIDDDWDGRRRTIVPHPEQVDGSIAVPDAPGLGCDIDEAFVARFPSGGNVSVPVPENAGSYNPGTYNEHLYVQTRLSRRTYFNR; the protein is encoded by the coding sequence ATGAAAATCACCGGAATTAGAACCTTTCTCATGCATGCCGGGCAACCAGACCCCTCGAAATGGGCCTCCGATGAGCGCTCGGGAGACGGCGCATCCAAACAGCTGCCCGGCACACGAAATTGGCTGTTCTTGAAGATCGACACCGACGAAGGCATCACCGGTATCGGTGAATGCTCGGGTTGGCCGCGGGTCATCGAGACGGCGATCCACGATCTGGCACCGCTTCTCATTGGCGAGGATCCGGCCCATATCGAGCGTCTCTGGCAGAAGATGCACATCGCCATGATGGGCCACGGCATGCTGGGAACGGTCGGCGCCGGCGCCTTGACGGGCATCGACATGGCACTTTGGGACATTAAGGGAAAAGCACTCGGCGTGCCGGTCTGGATGCTGCTCGGCGGCAAGGTTCGCGACAGGATCCCGATCTACTCCCACGCAAACACGCCCGAGCGCGCGCTTGCGGTCAAGGAGCGCGGCATCAAGGCGATTAAATGCGGCGGGGTCGCCGATCCCGTCCGCAAAGTCGCTGCATTGCGCGAGGCGGTCGGCAACGATATCGACATTGCGATCGATCTGCATGGACCGCCCTGGCTGACGCCTGCGGATGCCTGCCGCCTGGTCAGGGCGTTGGAGCCTTACGAACTCTTCTGGGTCGAAGATCCAATTGCGCCGGAGAATATCGACGGCTACCGGCGCATTCGCGATGCGGCGCACGTGCCACTGGCGGCCGGCGAGCGCTCGGCGACCATCTTCGGCGAACGAGAACTCATCGAGAAAGAACTGGTCGACGTGATCCAGCCGGATACCGGCCGGGCCGGCGGCATCACACAGATGACAAAGATCGCGGCGATGGCCGAGGCGCATCATATCCAGATGGCTCCGCATTCCGGCTCGCTTGGCCCGGTCGCCGAATATGCGGCCCTGCACGTGCTTGCGGCGATTCCCAACGCGCTTATCCTCGAGCGCATCGACGACGACTGGGACGGCCGCCGGCGGACCATCGTGCCGCATCCTGAACAGGTCGACGGATCAATTGCCGTTCCTGATGCGCCGGGGCTTGGCTGCGACATCGACGAGGCCTTCGTGGCCCGCTTCCCAAGCGGCGGCAACGTCTCCGTACCCGTGCCGGAGAATGCCGGCTCGTACAATCCCGGAACCTACAACGAGCACCTCTATGTGCAGACGCGCCTCTCGCGCCGCACTTATTTCAATCGGTAG